CGCGCGGTGCACGACGGCCGCGAGGACGAGGCTGTTGAGCCCGATGACGAGGCCGGGCCCGACGAGGAACGTCCAGTCGTGGACGGCGACGAGGCCGTGCGCGACGGCGACGAGCGCACCGTCGTCGGCGGTCCCCTCGACTCCCGCGGCGCGGTCCTGGCGCAGCGTGACGACGGCGAGCGTCGCGACGATGCCGACGCAGATGACGGCCGCCTCGAGCAGGCGCCCGGCGACGTAGCCGAGCGCGGCGGACGGCGCGTGCCGCCGGATCACGGGGTAGATCGTCACGGCGGTGCCGATGCAGGACACCGCGAGCACGACCTCGAGGAAGCCGCCGAGCAGGACCTGGGTGTCGGCACCCGCGCCGAGCACGTACTCCGGGTCGCCGAGGACGGGCTGGTAGAGCGCGAGCGCGGCGATGGCGGCGACGGCGGCGAGGATGAAGAAGACGCCGACGACGACGGCGTTCCCACGGCTGGACTTCATGACGGGACTCCTGGCGGTGCGGTGGTGTACGGCGTACACCCGATGACGACCGACCATAGGTGTACGGTGTACACCGGTCAAGGAGGTGCCCCGGATGGCGGACGAGCGACGCGTGCCGCTCACGCGTGACCGCGTGCTGGACGCGGCCGTCGACCTGGCCGACGGCGAGGGCCTCGACGCCGTGAGCATGCGGCGCCTCGCGCAGGACCTCGGCGTCGTGCCGATGGCGCTCTACAAGCACGTCGCGCACAAGGACGAGCTGGTCGACGCGATGGTCGACCGCGTGATCGGCGAGATCCCGCCGACGGACCCCGACCTGCCGTGGAAGGACGCGCTGCGCACGCGCATCCTCGACGCGCGCGCCGCGCTGCTGCGGCACCCGTGGGCCCGCCGCGCGCTCGAGGCGCAGGAGGCCCCGACGCCCGTCATCCTCGGCCACCTCGACGCGACCATCGCGATCCTCCTGCGGGGCGGGCTGACCGCCGACCTCACGCACCACGTCATGCACACGCTCGGCAGCCGCGCGCTCGGGTTCAGCCAGGAGCTGCACACCGAGTCGGCCGCCGCGGGCACACCGCTCGACGACGAGACCGCGGCGATGTTCGTCGCGGCCTTCCCGCACGTCGTCGCCGT
The sequence above is a segment of the Cellulomonas fimi genome. Coding sequences within it:
- a CDS encoding DUF4386 domain-containing protein; translated protein: MKSSRGNAVVVGVFFILAAVAAIAALALYQPVLGDPEYVLGAGADTQVLLGGFLEVVLAVSCIGTAVTIYPVIRRHAPSAALGYVAGRLLEAAVICVGIVATLAVVTLRQDRAAGVEGTADDGALVAVAHGLVAVHDWTFLVGPGLVIGLNSLVLAAVVHRAHLVPRAITVLGLVGGPLVLASSTLVLLGFYEQVSPVAMAAAIPVTAWEMSLAVYLIVKGYRTPPQPSGPTAVTASPRPVTLPA
- a CDS encoding TetR/AcrR family transcriptional regulator, whose protein sequence is MADERRVPLTRDRVLDAAVDLADGEGLDAVSMRRLAQDLGVVPMALYKHVAHKDELVDAMVDRVIGEIPPTDPDLPWKDALRTRILDARAALLRHPWARRALEAQEAPTPVILGHLDATIAILLRGGLTADLTHHVMHTLGSRALGFSQELHTESAAAGTPLDDETAAMFVAAFPHVVAVASAASHDPDSVVEAGCDDRFEFEFSLDLLLDGIERLHREGWSSAAARAARHPF